The following coding sequences lie in one Streptomyces venezuelae genomic window:
- a CDS encoding TetR family transcriptional regulator, translated as MTGQVRTVDGRVAGRRGQATRQKLLDCLSEMLSSSPYRDVKVIDVARKAGTSPATFYQYFPDVEGAVLEIAEQMAAEGAELTQLLDGRSWVGKAGWQTSQDLVEGFLDFWRKNDAILRVVDLGAAEGDKRFYKIRMKILNSVNNSLADTVKELQTKGKVDKDISPTAMAGSLVAMLAAVASHQRGFQTWGVKQAELKPNLAMLVHLGVTGKKPTK; from the coding sequence ATGACAGGACAGGTACGTACCGTCGACGGCCGCGTGGCCGGTCGGCGCGGTCAGGCGACGCGTCAGAAGCTGCTCGACTGCCTCAGCGAGATGCTCAGCTCCTCGCCCTACCGGGACGTCAAAGTCATCGACGTGGCCCGGAAGGCGGGGACTTCACCCGCGACCTTCTACCAGTACTTCCCGGATGTCGAAGGCGCCGTTCTGGAGATCGCGGAACAAATGGCCGCGGAGGGCGCCGAGTTGACCCAGCTCCTCGACGGGCGCTCGTGGGTCGGCAAGGCGGGGTGGCAGACCTCCCAGGACCTGGTGGAGGGCTTCCTCGACTTCTGGCGCAAGAACGACGCGATCCTCCGGGTCGTCGACCTGGGCGCCGCCGAGGGCGACAAGCGCTTCTACAAAATCAGGATGAAGATCCTCAACTCGGTCAACAACTCCCTTGCCGACACGGTCAAGGAGCTCCAGACCAAGGGCAAGGTCGACAAGGACATCAGCCCGACGGCGATGGCGGGCTCCCTGGTCGCGATGCTCGCGGCGGTCGCCTCCCACCAGCGGGGCTTCCAGACGTGGGGCGTGAAGCAGGCCGAACTCAAGCCGAACCTGGCGATGTTGGTGCATCTGGGCGTAACGGGAAAGAAGCCGACGAAGTAG
- a CDS encoding nitroreductase/quinone reductase family protein translates to MAGAGLRLVQKVSSTRAFAKVAPHFIPAMDRTVHRLTRGKVLLSARMLPGVILTARGAKSGLARRTPLACMPEEGGKSWVLVGSNFGRPGHPAWTANLLADPDAEVSWRGADVPVRARLLSGAERAEVWEAALRFWPPYAAYQARVEREIRLFRLERRG, encoded by the coding sequence ATGGCGGGGGCCGGGCTGCGGCTCGTGCAGAAGGTGTCGTCCACCCGCGCCTTCGCCAAGGTCGCGCCGCACTTCATTCCCGCCATGGACCGGACCGTGCACCGGCTGACCCGGGGCAAGGTGCTGCTCAGCGCGCGGATGCTGCCCGGCGTCATCCTGACCGCGCGTGGCGCGAAGAGCGGTCTCGCGAGACGGACGCCGCTGGCCTGCATGCCGGAGGAGGGCGGGAAGAGCTGGGTGCTCGTCGGGTCGAACTTCGGGCGGCCCGGACATCCCGCGTGGACCGCCAATCTGCTGGCCGACCCCGATGCCGAGGTGAGCTGGCGGGGCGCCGACGTGCCGGTGCGGGCGCGGCTCCTGTCGGGTGCGGAGCGGGCCGAGGTCTGGGAGGCGGCGCTGAGGTTCTGGCCGCCGTACGCCGCGTACCAGGCGCGGGTGGAGCGGGAGATACGGCTGTTCCGGCTGGAACGCAGGGGTTGA
- a CDS encoding acyl-CoA dehydrogenase family protein has product MDAAFSAEQGEIRRTLREVISKRCGPDEVRAAVRTPDGHDTALWTALAEQLGLPGLALPEACGGVGCTAAELALGVEELGRALAPTQLLATAVLAAPLILALGTAEQRAAHLPRIAAGELTAALAVPGTALATALGLVGDNSGDWAGGGRAGGVQARPADGAWRLYGQAEQVIDGHSAGLLVVAAHAGGFARSRTLLFLVREGAPGMVRARQTSLDETRTQARVELRDVEAELLGTEDADVPAALAAVGDVAATVVAAEAVGSAERALERTVEYVQQREQFGRAIGSFQAVKHRLADVYVQVQAARSAAYYAAWAAGAEAAGFGGQGAERAGGLALAQGLDALRTAASEAVQLHGGIGFTWEHEAHLYFKRASGDELLFGPVHRLRARAAERAGLFEPTQVEAEAEVEEVV; this is encoded by the coding sequence ATGGACGCCGCCTTCAGCGCGGAGCAGGGCGAGATCCGCCGCACCCTTCGCGAAGTGATCTCCAAGCGGTGCGGGCCCGACGAGGTCAGGGCGGCCGTGCGCACGCCGGACGGTCACGACACCGCCCTGTGGACCGCCCTCGCCGAACAGCTCGGGCTGCCCGGACTCGCTCTGCCCGAGGCCTGCGGCGGCGTGGGCTGCACGGCCGCGGAGCTCGCCCTCGGCGTCGAGGAACTGGGGCGCGCCCTCGCGCCGACCCAGCTCCTCGCCACCGCCGTGCTCGCCGCCCCGCTGATCCTCGCCCTCGGCACCGCCGAGCAGCGCGCCGCCCACCTGCCCCGCATCGCCGCGGGTGAGCTGACCGCCGCCCTCGCCGTCCCCGGCACCGCGCTCGCCACGGCCCTCGGACTCGTCGGGGACAACAGCGGCGACTGGGCGGGCGGCGGACGCGCGGGCGGCGTGCAGGCGCGGCCCGCCGACGGGGCGTGGCGGCTGTACGGGCAGGCCGAGCAGGTCATCGACGGGCACAGCGCGGGGCTGCTCGTGGTCGCCGCGCACGCGGGTGGCTTCGCCCGGTCCCGTACGCTCCTCTTCCTCGTACGGGAGGGAGCGCCCGGCATGGTGCGGGCGCGGCAGACCTCCCTCGACGAGACCCGTACACAGGCCCGCGTCGAACTGCGCGACGTCGAGGCCGAGTTGTTGGGCACCGAGGACGCCGACGTGCCCGCCGCGCTCGCCGCCGTCGGGGACGTCGCGGCCACCGTCGTCGCCGCCGAGGCCGTCGGGTCGGCCGAACGCGCTCTGGAGCGCACCGTCGAGTACGTGCAGCAGCGCGAGCAGTTCGGGCGGGCGATCGGGTCCTTCCAGGCGGTGAAGCACCGGCTCGCCGACGTGTACGTACAGGTGCAGGCGGCGCGGTCCGCCGCCTACTACGCGGCGTGGGCCGCGGGCGCGGAGGCCGCCGGGTTCGGCGGGCAGGGCGCCGAGCGGGCCGGCGGGCTCGCGCTCGCGCAGGGGCTCGACGCGCTGCGGACGGCCGCGTCCGAGGCGGTGCAGCTGCACGGCGGCATCGGCTTCACCTGGGAGCACGAGGCGCACCTGTACTTCAAGCGGGCGTCCGGCGACGAACTCCTCTTCGGGCCCGTGCACCGGCTGCGGGCACGGGCGGCGGAGCGGGCCGGTCTCTTCGAGCCCACCCAAGTCGAAGCCGAAGCCGAAGTCGAAGAGGTCGTCTGA
- a CDS encoding thiolase C-terminal domain-containing protein encodes MSAATRSDSGSGSRSRSGRKVAVVGVALSDCGRVDEATPYALHAQAARRALADSGLSRDAIDGVASAGLGTLAPVEVAEYLGLRPRWVDSTSVGGATWEVMAAHATDAIAAGHADAVLLVYGSTARADIKAKRRTSNLSFGARGPLQFEVPYGHSLIAKYAMAARRHMHEYGTTLEQLASVAVQARANAATNPDAMFRTPITVDEVLDGPMIADPFTKLHCCIRSDGGCAVLLAAEEYVADCASEPVWVLGAGEHVSHTTMSEWDDFTVSPAAVSGRLAFERAGVTPDDIDVAEIYDAFTYMTLVTLEDLGFCEKGEGGPFVEKGRLLRDGGLPTNTDGGGLSAQHPGMRGLFLLVEAVRQLRGQAGDGQVRRPDGTLPELAVASGTGGWFCSSGTVVLGR; translated from the coding sequence ATGTCTGCTGCCACCCGTTCCGACTCTGGTTCCGGCTCCCGCTCCCGCTCCGGCCGCAAGGTCGCCGTCGTCGGTGTCGCCCTCTCGGACTGCGGCCGCGTCGACGAGGCGACGCCGTACGCGCTGCACGCCCAGGCGGCGCGCCGCGCACTCGCCGACTCCGGCCTGTCCCGCGACGCCATCGACGGCGTCGCGTCGGCGGGCCTCGGCACGCTGGCGCCCGTGGAGGTCGCCGAGTATTTAGGCCTGCGGCCCCGCTGGGTGGACTCGACCTCGGTCGGCGGCGCCACGTGGGAGGTCATGGCCGCGCACGCGACGGACGCGATAGCGGCGGGCCACGCCGACGCCGTGCTCCTCGTCTACGGCTCGACGGCCCGCGCCGACATCAAAGCGAAGCGCCGTACGTCGAATCTGTCGTTCGGCGCTCGCGGCCCGCTCCAGTTCGAGGTCCCGTACGGGCACTCCCTGATCGCCAAGTACGCGATGGCCGCGCGCCGCCACATGCACGAGTACGGCACGACACTCGAACAGCTCGCCTCCGTCGCCGTCCAGGCACGGGCGAACGCGGCGACCAACCCGGACGCGATGTTCCGCACCCCGATCACGGTCGACGAGGTCCTGGACGGACCGATGATCGCCGACCCCTTCACGAAGCTGCACTGCTGCATACGTTCCGACGGCGGCTGCGCGGTGCTGCTCGCCGCCGAGGAGTACGTGGCGGACTGCGCGTCCGAGCCGGTGTGGGTGCTCGGCGCGGGCGAGCACGTCTCACACACGACGATGTCCGAGTGGGACGACTTCACGGTCTCCCCGGCGGCGGTCAGCGGCCGCCTCGCCTTCGAGCGGGCGGGGGTCACGCCGGACGACATCGACGTGGCCGAGATCTATGACGCCTTCACGTACATGACCCTGGTGACCCTGGAAGACCTCGGCTTCTGCGAGAAGGGCGAGGGGGGTCCCTTCGTGGAGAAGGGCCGCCTGCTCCGGGACGGCGGCCTGCCGACGAACACGGACGGCGGCGGCCTCTCCGCACAGCACCCCGGCATGCGTGGCCTGTTCCTGCTGGTCGAGGCGGTACGTCAGCTCAGGGGGCAGGCGGGCGACGGCCAGGTCCGCCGCCCTGACGGCACCCTGCCTGAGCTGGCGGTGGCGTCAGGGACGGGCGGGTGGTTCTGCTCGTCAGGGACGGTCGTACTCGGGCGCTGA
- a CDS encoding DUF397 domain-containing protein, with translation MNAELAWFKSSYSSNEGGTCVEVAYTWRKSSYSGNEGGECVEVATCPHAIHIRDSKTAHDGGPTFTVTPTAWETFLRSAPEYDRP, from the coding sequence ATGAACGCCGAGCTGGCGTGGTTCAAAAGCAGTTACAGCAGTAACGAAGGCGGCACTTGCGTCGAAGTCGCCTACACCTGGCGCAAGTCGAGCTACAGCGGCAACGAGGGCGGCGAGTGCGTAGAGGTGGCCACCTGCCCCCACGCCATCCACATCCGCGACTCCAAGACCGCCCACGACGGCGGCCCCACCTTCACGGTCACGCCCACCGCGTGGGAGACGTTCCTCCGGTCAGCGCCCGAGTACGACCGTCCCTGA
- a CDS encoding helix-turn-helix transcriptional regulator — translation MGEKATTERTGTAVPSPARRLVGGLLKNFRERSGMSRKDVAGRLLVSESLAGAYERAERIPTSTYLDDADSVLDARGALKACIPLMEEEKYPPTFVGWVRLQKTAASISGYETMVFPGLLQTEDYIRALYEERVPQLTEAEIEKNVAARLERQAVLSHTPPPMIGYVIEESVLKRLIGGREVLREQMLHVLECVRAMHHLRVQVMPTETREHAGLQGATYLLSTAEGRNFAYDEGQISGRLISKPQEVNQLIDRFGALRAQALTPWASAELIERMAGQL, via the coding sequence ATGGGTGAGAAGGCGACGACCGAACGGACGGGCACGGCTGTCCCGTCCCCGGCTCGACGGCTGGTGGGGGGCCTGCTCAAGAACTTCCGCGAGCGGTCCGGGATGTCCCGTAAGGATGTCGCCGGACGGCTCCTGGTGTCGGAGTCCCTGGCGGGCGCGTACGAGCGGGCCGAGCGCATCCCGACGTCCACGTACTTGGACGACGCGGACTCGGTGCTGGACGCGCGGGGCGCGCTGAAGGCGTGCATTCCGCTGATGGAGGAGGAGAAGTATCCGCCTACGTTTGTGGGGTGGGTGCGGCTCCAGAAGACGGCGGCCAGTATCAGTGGGTACGAGACCATGGTGTTCCCGGGGCTGTTGCAGACCGAGGACTACATCCGTGCGTTGTATGAGGAGCGGGTGCCGCAGCTGACCGAGGCCGAGATCGAGAAGAACGTGGCGGCGCGGCTGGAGCGGCAGGCAGTGTTGAGTCATACCCCGCCGCCCATGATCGGGTATGTCATCGAGGAGTCAGTACTCAAGCGCCTCATCGGCGGCCGAGAGGTGCTGCGGGAGCAGATGCTGCACGTGCTGGAATGTGTGCGCGCGATGCACCACCTGAGGGTGCAGGTCATGCCGACAGAGACGCGCGAGCACGCGGGGCTGCAAGGGGCAACCTATCTGCTCAGCACCGCCGAAGGCCGTAACTTCGCCTACGACGAAGGTCAGATCAGCGGTAGGTTGATCTCGAAGCCACAAGAGGTCAATCAACTCATCGACCGCTTCGGCGCCTTGCGGGCACAGGCACTCACGCCTTGGGCGTCTGCGGAACTGATCGAGAGAATGGCGGGACAGCTATGA
- a CDS encoding pyridoxal 5'-phosphate synthase encodes MTSPAPQQDTFRTLLRSQKVWDTELPAFDAARDPALAPAEPLPLFHAWFAEAVAAGQPEPHTMQLATVAEDGGPDVRTVMLHDADGHGWHFATHASSTKGRQLAARPEAALHFYWAAQGRQIRVRGRVTTAPHAESLADLHARSTGALAAALVGRQSEILPSYGELERSSAAAWERARAEPDADAPTWTLYVLDPVEAEFFQGDAQRRHVRLRYRKSGDGWVKELLWP; translated from the coding sequence ATGACTTCACCCGCGCCCCAGCAGGACACCTTCCGTACGCTGCTCCGGTCGCAGAAGGTCTGGGACACCGAGCTCCCCGCCTTCGACGCGGCACGCGACCCGGCGCTCGCCCCGGCCGAGCCGCTGCCCCTCTTCCACGCGTGGTTCGCGGAGGCGGTGGCCGCCGGGCAGCCCGAGCCGCACACCATGCAGCTGGCGACGGTCGCGGAGGACGGCGGTCCCGACGTACGGACCGTGATGCTGCACGACGCGGACGGGCACGGCTGGCACTTCGCCACGCACGCGAGCAGCACGAAGGGCCGCCAGCTCGCGGCCCGCCCGGAGGCCGCCCTGCACTTCTACTGGGCGGCTCAGGGCCGACAGATCCGGGTCAGGGGCCGGGTCACGACGGCACCGCACGCCGAGAGCCTCGCCGACCTGCACGCCCGGTCGACCGGCGCGCTGGCGGCGGCGCTGGTGGGGCGGCAGAGCGAGATCCTCCCCTCGTACGGGGAGTTGGAGCGGTCATCCGCCGCCGCCTGGGAGCGCGCGCGGGCGGAGCCGGACGCGGACGCGCCGACGTGGACGCTGTACGTCCTGGACCCCGTGGAGGCGGAGTTCTTCCAGGGCGACGCCCAACGCCGTCACGTACGGCTGCGGTACCGGAAGAGCGGCGACGGCTGGGTCAAGGAGTTGCTGTGGCCGTGA
- a CDS encoding GNAT family N-acetyltransferase, with protein MTSENPPASSRTPVPAVSPGWRLTGDLDLFLDRGRVFLHSEPALHTVLLSVTETLRERGLRVYGDGVPLFGTYADADGTVRGAFLRTPPHRVSVSPVVPGAAEVLARQLAEAHPDLPGVASERATAEAFAEAWAKRTGASVALGTRQRLYRLGTLTPPEPAPPGRARVATAADRDLLARWYEEFGRAAGERPAMAPHAWADSRIAYGGVILWETPDGTPVAMAGATRRVAGQVRVAPVYTPADLRGRGYGGAATAAVTRAALDAGAAEVLLFTDLANPTSNRLYQRLGYRPVGDFAQWDFTATATP; from the coding sequence ATGACTTCAGAGAATCCTCCCGCCTCCTCCCGGACACCGGTGCCCGCGGTGTCCCCGGGCTGGCGGCTGACCGGTGATCTCGACCTGTTCCTCGATCGTGGCCGTGTGTTCCTGCACTCCGAGCCCGCCCTGCACACCGTGCTGCTCAGTGTCACGGAGACCCTGAGGGAGCGTGGGCTTCGGGTGTATGGCGACGGGGTGCCCCTCTTCGGTACGTATGCCGATGCCGACGGCACCGTCCGCGGGGCCTTCTTGCGGACCCCTCCGCACCGCGTGTCCGTCAGTCCCGTTGTCCCCGGGGCCGCCGAAGTCCTCGCCCGGCAGCTCGCCGAGGCCCACCCGGACCTTCCCGGCGTCGCCTCCGAGCGCGCCACGGCGGAGGCATTCGCCGAGGCCTGGGCGAAGCGCACCGGGGCATCCGTCGCCCTCGGCACGCGCCAGCGGCTCTACCGGCTCGGCACCCTCACCCCGCCCGAGCCCGCCCCGCCCGGCCGCGCTCGCGTCGCCACGGCGGCGGACCGGGACCTGCTGGCGCGCTGGTACGAGGAGTTCGGCCGGGCCGCCGGTGAACGCCCCGCGATGGCGCCGCACGCGTGGGCCGACTCCCGTATCGCCTACGGAGGCGTCATCCTCTGGGAGACGCCCGACGGCACCCCCGTCGCCATGGCCGGCGCCACCCGGCGAGTGGCGGGACAGGTCCGCGTCGCCCCCGTCTACACCCCCGCCGACCTGCGCGGCCGCGGATACGGAGGCGCCGCCACCGCCGCCGTGACCCGTGCCGCGCTCGACGCCGGCGCGGCGGAGGTCCTGCTCTTCACGGACCTGGCCAACCCGACGAGCAACCGCCTCTACCAGCGCCTCGGCTACCGACCGGTCGGAGACTTCGCCCAGTGGGACTTCACGGCCACAGCAACTCCTTGA
- a CDS encoding Zn-ribbon domain-containing OB-fold protein: MGTRFDLPEVDAFTRPYWDAAAEGRLLIRRCGACGAAHHYPREFCPHCWSEDVSWERASGRATLYTWSVVHRNDLPPFGERVPYVAAVVDLAEGPRMMTEVVDCEAGALRIGMPLGVMFREEAGGVAIPVFQPVGEGEGEGVS, from the coding sequence ATGGGTACGCGCTTCGATCTTCCTGAAGTCGACGCCTTCACCCGGCCCTACTGGGACGCGGCCGCGGAGGGGCGGTTGCTGATCCGCCGCTGCGGGGCGTGCGGGGCGGCCCACCACTATCCGCGCGAGTTCTGCCCGCACTGCTGGAGCGAGGACGTCTCCTGGGAGCGGGCGAGCGGGCGGGCCACGCTGTACACGTGGTCGGTGGTGCACCGGAACGACCTGCCGCCCTTCGGGGAGCGCGTGCCGTATGTCGCCGCGGTCGTCGACCTCGCCGAGGGGCCTCGCATGATGACGGAGGTCGTCGACTGCGAGGCGGGGGCGCTGCGAATCGGGATGCCGCTGGGCGTGATGTTCCGGGAGGAAGCGGGCGGGGTGGCGATCCCGGTGTTCCAGCCGGTGGGCGAGGGCGAGGGCGAGGGTGTGAGCTGA
- a CDS encoding flavin-containing monooxygenase, with the protein MADSTPPLTLAQDRPVYVIGGGPGGLAAAAALRARGVRAVVLEKADHVGASWRGHYDRLHLHTTRRLSALPGLPIPRSFGRWVSRDNVIRYLEKYAEHHQLDVVTGVEVTGLERADDGTGWLLRATGGRELLGSAVVIATGYNHTPHLPDWPGRDTYTGELLHAADYRNAHPYTGKDVLVVGVGNTGAEIAVDLAEGGASRVRLAVRTAPHIVRRSTLGWPAQRTGILCRRLPVALVDSLARPLARVGVPDLTSRGLPRPDTGLYSRARQGSIPVQDVGLIDAVRKGRVEPVAAVESFEDGKVALADGTRIAPDAVIAATGYRRALEGLVGDLGILDTRGRPTCHGRRTPKHSPGLYFTGFTNPISGMLRELSRDAEKIAKAIAHRPGEGRPKGA; encoded by the coding sequence ATGGCCGACTCGACCCCTCCGCTTACGCTCGCGCAGGACCGCCCCGTGTACGTCATCGGTGGCGGGCCCGGCGGTCTCGCCGCCGCGGCTGCGCTGCGCGCACGCGGCGTCCGCGCGGTCGTCCTGGAGAAGGCCGACCACGTCGGCGCCTCCTGGCGCGGCCACTACGACCGCCTGCACCTGCACACGACGCGCCGCCTCTCCGCCCTGCCGGGACTCCCCATCCCCCGGTCGTTCGGCCGCTGGGTGTCGCGCGACAACGTGATCCGCTACCTGGAGAAGTACGCCGAGCACCACCAGCTCGACGTCGTCACCGGCGTCGAGGTGACCGGCCTGGAACGCGCCGACGACGGCACCGGCTGGCTCCTGCGCGCCACCGGCGGCCGCGAACTCCTGGGCAGCGCGGTGGTCATCGCCACCGGCTACAACCACACCCCCCACCTCCCGGACTGGCCCGGCCGCGACACCTACACCGGCGAACTCCTGCACGCCGCCGACTACCGCAACGCCCACCCCTACACCGGCAAGGACGTCCTCGTCGTCGGCGTCGGCAACACCGGCGCCGAGATCGCCGTCGACCTCGCCGAGGGCGGCGCCTCCCGGGTCCGTCTCGCGGTGCGCACCGCCCCGCACATCGTGCGCCGCTCCACACTGGGCTGGCCCGCCCAGCGCACCGGCATCCTGTGCCGCAGACTGCCGGTCGCCCTCGTGGACAGCCTCGCCCGGCCCCTCGCCCGCGTCGGCGTACCCGACCTGACCTCCCGGGGACTGCCCCGCCCCGACACCGGCCTGTACTCACGCGCCAGGCAGGGCTCGATCCCGGTGCAGGACGTCGGTCTGATCGATGCCGTCCGCAAGGGGCGGGTCGAGCCGGTCGCGGCCGTCGAGTCGTTCGAGGACGGCAAGGTCGCCCTCGCCGACGGCACGAGGATCGCCCCGGACGCCGTCATCGCGGCGACCGGCTACCGGCGCGCCCTCGAAGGCCTCGTCGGCGACCTCGGCATCCTCGACACCCGCGGCCGCCCGACCTGCCACGGCCGCCGCACCCCGAAGCACTCCCCCGGCCTGTACTTCACCGGCTTCACCAACCCCATCAGCGGCATGCTCCGCGAACTGTCCCGCGACGCCGAGAAGATAGCGAAGGCGATAGCCCACCGACCCGGGGAAGGCCGCCCGAAGGGCGCCTGA